A region of Vibrio tubiashii ATCC 19109 DNA encodes the following proteins:
- a CDS encoding TIR domain-containing protein — MSKTVYVAGSFKNMARMQAIRSQLMREGVEVLISEPQQSGGIDGCLERIKQSDMTYILNFEGYVGKSVALDIGYALGLGKPVYALEPISDPDVSHLLTKILTPEMMLQELKSRG; from the coding sequence ATGAGTAAAACAGTTTACGTCGCGGGAAGCTTCAAAAATATGGCCCGAATGCAGGCCATTCGTTCTCAGCTAATGCGAGAGGGTGTTGAAGTACTAATATCAGAGCCGCAACAGTCGGGCGGCATTGATGGATGTTTAGAACGAATCAAGCAGTCAGATATGACCTACATCCTTAATTTTGAAGGCTATGTAGGAAAAAGTGTGGCTCTAGATATTGGCTACGCCTTAGGGCTAGGAAAGCCTGTGTATGCACTAGAGCCGATATCTGATCCCGATGTATCTCATCTACTCACCAAAATCCTCACTCCGGAAATGATGCTTCAAGAGCTTAAGTCGAGAGGATAG
- a CDS encoding TetR/AcrR family transcriptional regulator: MTERKQGRRSAQDAEKTKCEIMRVATELFCELGYERVSLRNISEKAGVSHSLIRHHFGSKEQIWYAISDGLHLYMEKYIRTIIQHMPADVSSNVKLYNFSVRLLAHMLEFKQPMQLIADAVRQEDALFDYFIDNSGEIEQLVFQLAEQYNDQHPEAQIKIWEIKWQMIMYAHGAASLTPFMKETWADETDSLEVCLLKHWEMYNTMMACRFQVPDEYILRPTKVSELVYEIECDLKGMSEELS; this comes from the coding sequence ATGACTGAAAGAAAGCAAGGCCGAAGAAGTGCTCAAGATGCGGAAAAAACTAAATGCGAGATAATGCGTGTCGCAACTGAGCTGTTCTGTGAGTTAGGTTATGAGCGGGTATCACTAAGAAACATCAGCGAGAAAGCAGGTGTTTCTCATAGTTTGATCCGCCACCACTTCGGCAGCAAAGAGCAAATCTGGTACGCGATTAGTGATGGCTTACACCTATACATGGAAAAGTACATCAGAACGATCATTCAACATATGCCCGCAGATGTCAGTTCAAACGTTAAGCTATACAACTTTTCTGTTCGCCTTTTGGCACATATGCTCGAATTCAAGCAGCCGATGCAGCTTATCGCCGATGCAGTCAGACAAGAAGACGCGCTCTTCGACTACTTCATTGATAATTCAGGGGAAATTGAACAACTTGTTTTTCAGTTAGCTGAACAATACAACGATCAGCATCCAGAAGCTCAAATCAAGATATGGGAAATTAAGTGGCAAATGATCATGTATGCACATGGTGCTGCCAGCTTAACGCCATTTATGAAAGAAACTTGGGCCGATGAAACTGATTCTTTAGAGGTTTGCTTATTGAAACATTGGGAGATGTACAACACCATGATGGCTTGTCGCTTCCAAGTACCTGATGAATATATCTTGCGCCCGACCAAAGTATCTGAACTGGTGTATGAAATCGAATGTGACTTGAAAGGCATGTCTGAAGAACTTTCGTAG
- a CDS encoding efflux RND transporter periplasmic adaptor subunit yields the protein MNTSSERIKQVTKLLAVGAIALAVAGCNKAKSEISEPVVKPVKLVEVPDLSLNHYDSFIATIDATDRAALSFQVAGEIESVEVRMGTVVKKGQVLAKLDPTDYQLAFDARLAEYNLAKTAFERAAQLHDKKLISVDTFDQNETQFKAAQAALEQAKTDLDYTQIVAPFDGVVSITFSKEHQVVGANQPVLNLIDNSVLDVVLTVPVSYAETYGLDHIADSKFQVVMDSHKQISMPAQFKEISTQPDPDTNSYKASLTFKRPEQLNLLPGMTGQVKLLNNHASDAFKIAQAAWVSKQQEQGQLYRFDASTQTLSLVDVELDSNGNIIGGVTSGDLIVQAGVENLSPGQQVKAWTKEGGI from the coding sequence ATGAACACATCATCAGAAAGAATAAAACAAGTAACAAAGCTCTTGGCTGTCGGAGCCATTGCACTGGCGGTTGCCGGGTGCAATAAAGCGAAATCAGAAATCAGCGAACCAGTGGTGAAGCCCGTAAAGCTGGTGGAAGTGCCTGACTTATCACTCAACCACTACGACTCGTTTATCGCGACGATAGACGCGACTGATCGCGCAGCCTTGTCTTTCCAAGTAGCTGGTGAGATAGAAAGCGTAGAAGTACGTATGGGAACGGTAGTGAAAAAGGGACAAGTGTTGGCAAAACTTGATCCTACGGACTATCAACTGGCATTTGACGCCCGCCTTGCAGAATACAACTTAGCCAAAACTGCCTTTGAGCGCGCAGCTCAACTGCATGACAAAAAGCTCATTAGTGTCGATACGTTTGACCAAAATGAAACTCAATTTAAGGCAGCGCAGGCAGCATTAGAGCAAGCAAAAACGGATCTCGATTACACACAAATTGTTGCGCCTTTTGATGGTGTTGTTTCCATTACCTTTAGTAAAGAGCACCAAGTTGTCGGTGCAAATCAGCCTGTTCTTAACCTTATCGACAATAGCGTTCTAGATGTTGTGCTGACGGTGCCAGTAAGCTATGCAGAGACATACGGCTTAGATCATATCGCCGACTCGAAATTCCAAGTTGTGATGGATAGTCACAAGCAAATTTCGATGCCAGCCCAATTTAAAGAGATTTCGACTCAACCAGATCCTGATACAAATAGCTATAAAGCGAGTTTGACGTTTAAGCGCCCTGAGCAGCTCAATCTATTGCCGGGAATGACAGGGCAGGTGAAACTTCTTAACAACCACGCGTCGGACGCATTCAAGATTGCACAAGCAGCTTGGGTGTCAAAGCAGCAAGAACAAGGACAGCTATATCGTTTCGATGCTAGTACTCAAACGCTATCTTTGGTTGATGTTGAACTAGATAGCAATGGAAACATTATTGGCGGCGTAACGAGTGGTGATCTGATCGTTCAAGCTGGTGTCGAAAACCTTTCACCGGGTCAGCAAGTGAAAGCATGGACGAAAGAAGGTGGTATTTAA
- a CDS encoding efflux RND transporter periplasmic adaptor subunit, giving the protein MRIKTFALAAISVGLLSACTPDSTHREANPLMVDTFSVAAASESQYRNFNGQVMPAELTPLAFRLDGEIASILVKEGDNVTKGQTIAMLDDAKTKQKLNDAQAKYELALKQVKRGQELRTNKMISRAELDELTANFQLAEANLGSAKAAMKYMRLRAPFDGVVSSVDKKKFENVSPGEQVIAIYQNNKVYVKIEVSDSVLAMLNPATNAQDYKPMASFAGHSGSYPIAYYEHTSELHPQSQTYELWLRMAQTEQPILPGTSAKVSVDLVKAGLNTYKAYQVPMTAIDAGRQSQDFYVWKLEQGEAHRYPVTVDQITGSGALVGTGIEKGDVLIKSNLRKLRDGMKIKGAEL; this is encoded by the coding sequence ATGCGTATCAAAACTTTTGCGCTAGCGGCAATCTCGGTCGGCTTGCTATCGGCTTGTACACCCGACTCGACACACCGTGAAGCAAATCCCTTAATGGTCGACACATTTAGCGTAGCTGCCGCATCAGAAAGCCAATATCGCAATTTCAATGGGCAGGTGATGCCTGCTGAGTTAACCCCGCTCGCGTTTCGCTTAGATGGGGAAATTGCGTCTATTTTGGTTAAAGAAGGTGACAATGTCACTAAAGGCCAGACGATAGCAATGCTTGATGATGCGAAAACGAAGCAAAAATTAAACGACGCTCAAGCAAAGTATGAACTTGCTCTGAAGCAGGTAAAACGAGGTCAAGAACTGCGTACAAACAAGATGATCTCGCGCGCTGAACTTGATGAGCTAACAGCTAACTTCCAACTCGCGGAAGCGAATCTAGGTTCAGCAAAAGCGGCAATGAAATACATGCGTTTGCGTGCGCCATTTGACGGCGTGGTCTCTTCTGTCGATAAGAAGAAGTTTGAGAACGTTTCTCCTGGCGAGCAAGTTATCGCTATCTATCAAAACAACAAAGTATACGTAAAGATAGAAGTGTCTGACTCGGTGTTGGCAATGCTAAACCCAGCAACTAACGCACAGGACTATAAGCCAATGGCATCTTTTGCTGGACACAGTGGCAGTTATCCAATTGCGTATTATGAACACACCAGTGAGCTTCATCCTCAAAGCCAAACCTATGAATTGTGGTTGCGAATGGCACAAACGGAGCAACCCATTTTACCTGGCACTAGTGCCAAGGTGTCGGTTGATTTAGTCAAAGCGGGTTTGAACACCTATAAAGCATATCAAGTACCAATGACTGCAATTGATGCTGGCAGACAAAGCCAAGACTTCTATGTTTGGAAGCTTGAACAAGGTGAAGCACATCGTTATCCAGTGACGGTTGACCAAATTACAGGTAGTGGCGCCTTGGTAGGGACTGGCATCGAAAAAGGCGACGTACTGATTAAATCGAATTTAAGAAAATTACGTGACGGTATGAAAATCAAGGGAGCTGAGCTGTGA